The following are from one region of the Serinus canaria isolate serCan28SL12 chromosome 8, serCan2020, whole genome shotgun sequence genome:
- the HECTD3 gene encoding E3 ubiquitin-protein ligase HECTD3 isoform X1 — protein MRAGGEAPHQVLGRLRFLLQCSECFRRARALPAALCYVPREVQYKICKDPSAAAAAAARSLLSVWDSPGPARGGKRAARATIEVRKGGCLRATGEEYCNSAGLWVKLSKEQLEEYRSGCDLEEGWVLVCKHADGGDRLVPVESTERIQRQQQLFGVDYKPVIRWEQVVDLTYSLRLGAKPRPMEQDEAAVEKLRFVPPTWTYECDEDLVHFLYDHIGKEDENLGSVKQYVDSIDVSSYTEDFNVSCLTDSHADTYWESDGSQGQHWVRLNMKKGTIVKKLLLTVDTTDENFMPKRVAVYGGEGDNLKKLNDVGIDESYIGDVCILEDMTTHLPVIEIRIVECRDDGIDVRIRGIKIKSSRQRDLGLSADMFQLPNLVRYPRLEGTDPDLLYRRAVLIQRFIKLLDSVLHHLVPAWDHTVGTFSKLKHIKQFLLLSKKRTALITQCLKDSETSKPNFMPRLYINRRLAMEHRDNPALDPSCKNAVFTQVYEGLKPSDKFEKPLDYRWPLRYDQWWECKFIAEGIIDQGGGFRDSLADMSEELCPSSADTPVPLPFFVRTSNQGNGTGEARDMYVPNPSCKDFAKYEWIGQIMGAALRGKEFLVLALPGFVWKQLTGEEVSWSKDFPAVDSVLVKLLEVMEVMDKDTFEFKFGNELTYTTVLSDQRMVELIPNGSNTAVRYEDRKEFIRLVQKARLEESKEQIMAMQAGLLKVVPQAVLDLLTWQELEKKVCGDPEVTVDALKRLTRFEDFEPQDTRVQYFWEALNNFTNEDRSRFLRFVTGRSRLPARIYIYPDKMGSETTDALPESSTCSSTLFLPNYATSSANQWYRVTVAAEGVPRTFLAVVTAGRDGTGL, from the exons ATGAGGGCGGGCGGGGAAGCGCCGCACCAGGTGCTGGGCCGGCTGCGgttcctgctgcagtgcagcgAGTGCTTCCGCCGCGCCCGGGCGCTGCCCGCCGCGCTCTGCTACGTGCCGCGGGAGGTGCAGTACAAGATCTGCAAGGACCCCTcggccgccgcggccgccgccgctcgcAGCCTGCTCAGCGTGTGGGACAGCCCGGGGCCGGCGCGGGGCGGCAAGCGGGCGGCGCGGGCCACGATCGAGGTGCGGAAGGGCGGCTGCCTGCGCGCCACCGGCGAGGAGTACTGCAACAGCGCCGGGCTCTGGGTCAAGCTCAGCAAG gagcagctggaggagtaCCGGAGCGGCTGCGATCTTGAGGAGGGATGGGTGCTGGTGTGCAAGCATGCCGACGGCGGGGACCGGCTGGTGCCTGTGGAGTCCACGGAGCGGAtccagcggcagcagcagctgttcgGGGTGGATTACAAACCCGTCATCAG ATGGGAGCAGGTGGTGGATCTGACATACTCCCTGCGCCTCGGAGCAAAGCCCAGGCCCATGGAGCAGGATGAGGCTGCAGTAGAGAAGCTTCG GTTTGTGCCCCCAACATGGACTTACGAATGTGATGAGGACCTGGTGCATTTCCTGTATGACCACATTGGGAAGGAGGATGAGAACTTGGGCAGCGTTAAGCAGTACGTGGACAGCATCGATGTCTCATCCTACACG GAGGACTTCAATGTGTCATGCCTGACCGATAGCCATGCCGACACATACTGGGAGAGTGATGGGTCCCAGGGCCAGCACTGGGTGCGGCTCAACATGAAGAAAGGCACCATTGTCAA gaagctgctgctgacagtgGATACCACTGATGAGAACTTCATGCCCAAGCGGGTCGCTGTGTATGGGGGCGAGGGGGACAATCTGAAGAAACTGAATGACGTCGGCATTGATGA GAGCTATATTGGGGATGTGTGCATCCTTGAGGACATGACAACACACCTGCCTGTCATTGAGATCCGGATTGTGGAGTGCAGAG ATGATGGGATTGATGTTCGTATCCGAGGCATCAAAATCAAATCTTCTCGACAGAGGGACTTGGGGCTCAGTGCTGACATGTTCCAGTTGCCCAATTTGGTGCGTTACCCTCGCCTAGAAGGGACTGACCCTGACCTGCTGTACCGACGGGCTGTGCTCATTCAAAG GTTCATCAAACTCCTTGACAGTGTCCTGCATCACTTGGTGCCCGCCTGGGACCACACTGTTGGCACATTCAGCAAGCTCAAG CACATCAAGCAGTTCTTGCTGCTGTCCAAGAAGCGCACAGCTCTCATTACCCAGTGTCTGAAGGACTCGGAGACCAGCAAGCCCAACTTCATGCCTAGACTCTACATTAACCGACGCCTGGCCATGGAGCACCGGGACAACCCTGCCCTGGACCCCAGCTGCAAGAATGCTGTCTTCACCCAG GTATATGAAGGTCTGAAACCCTCTGACAAGTTTGAAAAGCCTCTAGATTATAG GTGGCCGTTGCGTTATGACCAGTGGTGGGAGTGCAAATTTATCGCAGAGGGCATCATCGACCAAG GTGGTGGTTTTCGGGACAGCCTAGCAGACATGTCAGaggagctgtgccccagctcagcagacACCCCTGTGCCTCTGCCCTTCTTCGTGCGCACATCCAACCAG GGTAATGGCACCGGAGAAGCCAGGGACATGTATGTCCCCAACCCCTCTTGTAAAGACTTCGCAAAGTACGAGTGGATTGGGCAGATcatgggagcagctctgaggggcaAGGAGTTTCTG gtCCTGGCTCTTCCTGGCTTTGTATGGAAACAATTAACAGGGGAAGAGGTCAGCTGGAGCAAAGACTTCCCTGCTGTGGACTCCGTGTTG GtgaagctgctggaggtgaTGGAAGTCATGGATAAAGACACCTTTGAGTTCAAATTTGGGAATGAGCTGACCTACACCACAGTGCTGAGTGACCAGCGCATGGTGGAGCTGATCCCCAACGGCAGCAACACCGCTGTGCGCTACGAGGACCGCAAGGAGTTCATCCGCCTGGTGCAAAAGGCTCGGCTGGAGGAGAGCAAGGAGCAG ATCATGGCCatgcaggctgggctgctgaagGTGGTGCCCCAAGCTGTTCTTGACCTCCTTACATGGCAGGAACTTGAAAAAAAGGTCTGTGGAGATCCTGAAGTCACAGTGGATGCCCTGAAGAGGCTCA CCCGGTTTGAGGACTTTGAGCCGCAGGATACCCGCGTTCAGTACTTCTGGGAAGCACTCAATAACTTCACCAATG AGGATCGCAGCCGCTTCCTCAGATTTGTCACTGGCAGAAGTCGCCTTCCAGCACGGATCTACATCTATCCAGACAAGATGGG CTCAGAGACAACAGATGCTTTGCCAGAGTCATCCACTTGCTCCAGCACTCTCTTCTTGCCGAACTATGCCAC cagctctgcaaaccAGTGGTACAGGGTGACTGTGGCTGCAGAAGGAGTGCCCAGGACCTTCCTGGCTGTGGTTACTGCAG gcagggatggaacTGGACTCTGa
- the HECTD3 gene encoding E3 ubiquitin-protein ligase HECTD3 isoform X2 has translation MRAGGEAPHQVLGRLRFLLQCSECFRRARALPAALCYVPREVQYKICKDPSAAAAAAARSLLSVWDSPGPARGGKRAARATIEVRKGGCLRATGEEYCNSAGLWVKLSKEQLEEYRSGCDLEEGWVLVCKHADGGDRLVPVESTERIQRQQQLFGVDYKPVIRWEQVVDLTYSLRLGAKPRPMEQDEAAVEKLRFVPPTWTYECDEDLVHFLYDHIGKEDENLGSVKQYVDSIDVSSYTEDFNVSCLTDSHADTYWESDGSQGQHWVRLNMKKGTIVKKLLLTVDTTDENFMPKRVAVYGGEGDNLKKLNDVGIDESYIGDVCILEDMTTHLPVIEIRIVECRDDGIDVRIRGIKIKSSRQRDLGLSADMFQLPNLVRYPRLEGTDPDLLYRRAVLIQRFIKLLDSVLHHLVPAWDHTVGTFSKLKHIKQFLLLSKKRTALITQCLKDSETSKPNFMPRLYINRRLAMEHRDNPALDPSCKNAVFTQVYEGLKPSDKFEKPLDYRWPLRYDQWWECKFIAEGIIDQGGGFRDSLADMSEELCPSSADTPVPLPFFVRTSNQGNGTGEARDMYVPNPSCKDFAKYEWIGQIMGAALRGKEFLVLALPGFVWKQLTGEEVSWSKDFPAVDSVLVKLLEVMEVMDKDTFEFKFGNELTYTTVLSDQRMVELIPNGSNTAVRYEDRKEFIRLVQKARLEESKEQIMAMQAGLLKVVPQAVLDLLTWQELEKKVCGDPEVTVDALKRLTRFEDFEPQDTRVQYFWEALNNFTNEDRSRFLRFVTGRSRLPARIYIYPDKMGSETTDALPESSTCSSTLFLPNYATAKVCEEKLRYAAYNCVAIDTDMSPWEE, from the exons ATGAGGGCGGGCGGGGAAGCGCCGCACCAGGTGCTGGGCCGGCTGCGgttcctgctgcagtgcagcgAGTGCTTCCGCCGCGCCCGGGCGCTGCCCGCCGCGCTCTGCTACGTGCCGCGGGAGGTGCAGTACAAGATCTGCAAGGACCCCTcggccgccgcggccgccgccgctcgcAGCCTGCTCAGCGTGTGGGACAGCCCGGGGCCGGCGCGGGGCGGCAAGCGGGCGGCGCGGGCCACGATCGAGGTGCGGAAGGGCGGCTGCCTGCGCGCCACCGGCGAGGAGTACTGCAACAGCGCCGGGCTCTGGGTCAAGCTCAGCAAG gagcagctggaggagtaCCGGAGCGGCTGCGATCTTGAGGAGGGATGGGTGCTGGTGTGCAAGCATGCCGACGGCGGGGACCGGCTGGTGCCTGTGGAGTCCACGGAGCGGAtccagcggcagcagcagctgttcgGGGTGGATTACAAACCCGTCATCAG ATGGGAGCAGGTGGTGGATCTGACATACTCCCTGCGCCTCGGAGCAAAGCCCAGGCCCATGGAGCAGGATGAGGCTGCAGTAGAGAAGCTTCG GTTTGTGCCCCCAACATGGACTTACGAATGTGATGAGGACCTGGTGCATTTCCTGTATGACCACATTGGGAAGGAGGATGAGAACTTGGGCAGCGTTAAGCAGTACGTGGACAGCATCGATGTCTCATCCTACACG GAGGACTTCAATGTGTCATGCCTGACCGATAGCCATGCCGACACATACTGGGAGAGTGATGGGTCCCAGGGCCAGCACTGGGTGCGGCTCAACATGAAGAAAGGCACCATTGTCAA gaagctgctgctgacagtgGATACCACTGATGAGAACTTCATGCCCAAGCGGGTCGCTGTGTATGGGGGCGAGGGGGACAATCTGAAGAAACTGAATGACGTCGGCATTGATGA GAGCTATATTGGGGATGTGTGCATCCTTGAGGACATGACAACACACCTGCCTGTCATTGAGATCCGGATTGTGGAGTGCAGAG ATGATGGGATTGATGTTCGTATCCGAGGCATCAAAATCAAATCTTCTCGACAGAGGGACTTGGGGCTCAGTGCTGACATGTTCCAGTTGCCCAATTTGGTGCGTTACCCTCGCCTAGAAGGGACTGACCCTGACCTGCTGTACCGACGGGCTGTGCTCATTCAAAG GTTCATCAAACTCCTTGACAGTGTCCTGCATCACTTGGTGCCCGCCTGGGACCACACTGTTGGCACATTCAGCAAGCTCAAG CACATCAAGCAGTTCTTGCTGCTGTCCAAGAAGCGCACAGCTCTCATTACCCAGTGTCTGAAGGACTCGGAGACCAGCAAGCCCAACTTCATGCCTAGACTCTACATTAACCGACGCCTGGCCATGGAGCACCGGGACAACCCTGCCCTGGACCCCAGCTGCAAGAATGCTGTCTTCACCCAG GTATATGAAGGTCTGAAACCCTCTGACAAGTTTGAAAAGCCTCTAGATTATAG GTGGCCGTTGCGTTATGACCAGTGGTGGGAGTGCAAATTTATCGCAGAGGGCATCATCGACCAAG GTGGTGGTTTTCGGGACAGCCTAGCAGACATGTCAGaggagctgtgccccagctcagcagacACCCCTGTGCCTCTGCCCTTCTTCGTGCGCACATCCAACCAG GGTAATGGCACCGGAGAAGCCAGGGACATGTATGTCCCCAACCCCTCTTGTAAAGACTTCGCAAAGTACGAGTGGATTGGGCAGATcatgggagcagctctgaggggcaAGGAGTTTCTG gtCCTGGCTCTTCCTGGCTTTGTATGGAAACAATTAACAGGGGAAGAGGTCAGCTGGAGCAAAGACTTCCCTGCTGTGGACTCCGTGTTG GtgaagctgctggaggtgaTGGAAGTCATGGATAAAGACACCTTTGAGTTCAAATTTGGGAATGAGCTGACCTACACCACAGTGCTGAGTGACCAGCGCATGGTGGAGCTGATCCCCAACGGCAGCAACACCGCTGTGCGCTACGAGGACCGCAAGGAGTTCATCCGCCTGGTGCAAAAGGCTCGGCTGGAGGAGAGCAAGGAGCAG ATCATGGCCatgcaggctgggctgctgaagGTGGTGCCCCAAGCTGTTCTTGACCTCCTTACATGGCAGGAACTTGAAAAAAAGGTCTGTGGAGATCCTGAAGTCACAGTGGATGCCCTGAAGAGGCTCA CCCGGTTTGAGGACTTTGAGCCGCAGGATACCCGCGTTCAGTACTTCTGGGAAGCACTCAATAACTTCACCAATG AGGATCGCAGCCGCTTCCTCAGATTTGTCACTGGCAGAAGTCGCCTTCCAGCACGGATCTACATCTATCCAGACAAGATGGG CTCAGAGACAACAGATGCTTTGCCAGAGTCATCCACTTGCTCCAGCACTCTCTTCTTGCCGAACTATGCCAC AGCCAAGGTATGTGAAGAGAAGTTGCGCTATGCTGCCTATAACTGCGTGGCCATTGACACAGATATGAGTCCATGGGAAGAGTGA
- the HECTD3 gene encoding E3 ubiquitin-protein ligase HECTD3 isoform X3, with product MRAGGEAPHQVLGRLRFLLQCSECFRRARALPAALCYVPREVQYKICKDPSAAAAAAARSLLSVWDSPGPARGGKRAARATIEVRKGGCLRATGEEYCNSAGLWVKLSKEQLEEYRSGCDLEEGWVLVCKHADGGDRLVPVESTERIQRQQQLFGVDYKPVIRWEQVVDLTYSLRLGAKPRPMEQDEAAVEKLRFVPPTWTYECDEDLVHFLYDHIGKEDENLGSVKQYVDSIDVSSYTEDFNVSCLTDSHADTYWESDGSQGQHWVRLNMKKGTIVKKLLLTVDTTDENFMPKRVAVYGGEGDNLKKLNDVGIDESYIGDVCILEDMTTHLPVIEIRIVECRDDGIDVRIRGIKIKSSRQRDLGLSADMFQLPNLVRYPRLEGTDPDLLYRRAVLIQRFIKLLDSVLHHLVPAWDHTVGTFSKLKHIKQFLLLSKKRTALITQCLKDSETSKPNFMPRLYINRRLAMEHRDNPALDPSCKNAVFTQVYEGLKPSDKFEKPLDYRWPLRYDQWWECKFIAEGIIDQGGGFRDSLADMSEELCPSSADTPVPLPFFVRTSNQGNGTGEARDMYVPNPSCKDFAKYEWIGQIMGAALRGKEFLVLALPGFVWKQLTGEEVSWSKDFPAVDSVLVKLLEVMEVMDKDTFEFKFGNELTYTTVLSDQRMVELIPNGSNTAVRYEDRKEFIRLVQKARLEESKEQIMAMQAGLLKVVPQAVLDLLTWQELEKKVCGDPEVTVDALKRLTRFEDFEPQDTRVQYFWEALNNFTNEDRSRFLRFVTGRSRLPARIYIYPDKMGSETTDALPESSTCSSTLFLPNYATKHLVLSTGKCSNSSSSLPLSFFPSCHP from the exons ATGAGGGCGGGCGGGGAAGCGCCGCACCAGGTGCTGGGCCGGCTGCGgttcctgctgcagtgcagcgAGTGCTTCCGCCGCGCCCGGGCGCTGCCCGCCGCGCTCTGCTACGTGCCGCGGGAGGTGCAGTACAAGATCTGCAAGGACCCCTcggccgccgcggccgccgccgctcgcAGCCTGCTCAGCGTGTGGGACAGCCCGGGGCCGGCGCGGGGCGGCAAGCGGGCGGCGCGGGCCACGATCGAGGTGCGGAAGGGCGGCTGCCTGCGCGCCACCGGCGAGGAGTACTGCAACAGCGCCGGGCTCTGGGTCAAGCTCAGCAAG gagcagctggaggagtaCCGGAGCGGCTGCGATCTTGAGGAGGGATGGGTGCTGGTGTGCAAGCATGCCGACGGCGGGGACCGGCTGGTGCCTGTGGAGTCCACGGAGCGGAtccagcggcagcagcagctgttcgGGGTGGATTACAAACCCGTCATCAG ATGGGAGCAGGTGGTGGATCTGACATACTCCCTGCGCCTCGGAGCAAAGCCCAGGCCCATGGAGCAGGATGAGGCTGCAGTAGAGAAGCTTCG GTTTGTGCCCCCAACATGGACTTACGAATGTGATGAGGACCTGGTGCATTTCCTGTATGACCACATTGGGAAGGAGGATGAGAACTTGGGCAGCGTTAAGCAGTACGTGGACAGCATCGATGTCTCATCCTACACG GAGGACTTCAATGTGTCATGCCTGACCGATAGCCATGCCGACACATACTGGGAGAGTGATGGGTCCCAGGGCCAGCACTGGGTGCGGCTCAACATGAAGAAAGGCACCATTGTCAA gaagctgctgctgacagtgGATACCACTGATGAGAACTTCATGCCCAAGCGGGTCGCTGTGTATGGGGGCGAGGGGGACAATCTGAAGAAACTGAATGACGTCGGCATTGATGA GAGCTATATTGGGGATGTGTGCATCCTTGAGGACATGACAACACACCTGCCTGTCATTGAGATCCGGATTGTGGAGTGCAGAG ATGATGGGATTGATGTTCGTATCCGAGGCATCAAAATCAAATCTTCTCGACAGAGGGACTTGGGGCTCAGTGCTGACATGTTCCAGTTGCCCAATTTGGTGCGTTACCCTCGCCTAGAAGGGACTGACCCTGACCTGCTGTACCGACGGGCTGTGCTCATTCAAAG GTTCATCAAACTCCTTGACAGTGTCCTGCATCACTTGGTGCCCGCCTGGGACCACACTGTTGGCACATTCAGCAAGCTCAAG CACATCAAGCAGTTCTTGCTGCTGTCCAAGAAGCGCACAGCTCTCATTACCCAGTGTCTGAAGGACTCGGAGACCAGCAAGCCCAACTTCATGCCTAGACTCTACATTAACCGACGCCTGGCCATGGAGCACCGGGACAACCCTGCCCTGGACCCCAGCTGCAAGAATGCTGTCTTCACCCAG GTATATGAAGGTCTGAAACCCTCTGACAAGTTTGAAAAGCCTCTAGATTATAG GTGGCCGTTGCGTTATGACCAGTGGTGGGAGTGCAAATTTATCGCAGAGGGCATCATCGACCAAG GTGGTGGTTTTCGGGACAGCCTAGCAGACATGTCAGaggagctgtgccccagctcagcagacACCCCTGTGCCTCTGCCCTTCTTCGTGCGCACATCCAACCAG GGTAATGGCACCGGAGAAGCCAGGGACATGTATGTCCCCAACCCCTCTTGTAAAGACTTCGCAAAGTACGAGTGGATTGGGCAGATcatgggagcagctctgaggggcaAGGAGTTTCTG gtCCTGGCTCTTCCTGGCTTTGTATGGAAACAATTAACAGGGGAAGAGGTCAGCTGGAGCAAAGACTTCCCTGCTGTGGACTCCGTGTTG GtgaagctgctggaggtgaTGGAAGTCATGGATAAAGACACCTTTGAGTTCAAATTTGGGAATGAGCTGACCTACACCACAGTGCTGAGTGACCAGCGCATGGTGGAGCTGATCCCCAACGGCAGCAACACCGCTGTGCGCTACGAGGACCGCAAGGAGTTCATCCGCCTGGTGCAAAAGGCTCGGCTGGAGGAGAGCAAGGAGCAG ATCATGGCCatgcaggctgggctgctgaagGTGGTGCCCCAAGCTGTTCTTGACCTCCTTACATGGCAGGAACTTGAAAAAAAGGTCTGTGGAGATCCTGAAGTCACAGTGGATGCCCTGAAGAGGCTCA CCCGGTTTGAGGACTTTGAGCCGCAGGATACCCGCGTTCAGTACTTCTGGGAAGCACTCAATAACTTCACCAATG AGGATCGCAGCCGCTTCCTCAGATTTGTCACTGGCAGAAGTCGCCTTCCAGCACGGATCTACATCTATCCAGACAAGATGGG CTCAGAGACAACAGATGCTTTGCCAGAGTCATCCACTTGCTCCAGCACTCTCTTCTTGCCGAACTATGCCAC aaaacatcttGTCCTCTCaactggaaaatgcagcaataGCAGCTCCTCCTTACCTTtatcattttttccttcctgccatccCTAG
- the UROD gene encoding LOW QUALITY PROTEIN: uroporphyrinogen decarboxylase (The sequence of the model RefSeq protein was modified relative to this genomic sequence to represent the inferred CDS: deleted 1 base in 1 codon), translating into MAAPVPRTEEHEEGQDGSVRRGGKPGEGRGKEAVEGEAGLRRDGGVDGAGRGGMGVDRAASGGNGEAGERLRSMEGGERLLPKGFPKLKNDTFLRAARGEETEHTPVWCMRQAGRYLPEFRETRASQDFFATCRSPKLCCELTLQPLRRFPLDAAIIFSDILVVPQALGMEVVMVPGKGPTFTEPLKEVEDLLKLRQKVDVTAELGYVFQAITLTRHSLEGKVPLIGFSGAPWTLMSYMIEGGGSTTMAKAKSWLYRHPEASHRLLRLLADVIIEYLVGQVAAGAQALQLFESHAGHLGPELFQDFALPYIRDIAQAVKSKLKEEALPLVPMIIFAKDAHYALRDLAHAGYEVVGLDWTIRPQEARAQIGKDVTLQGNLDPCALYAPKEKIGELVKKMLESFGTQRYIANLGHGLYPDMNPEHVGAFVEAVHAHSRHINKHS; encoded by the exons ATGGCGGCGCCCGTGCCACGTACAGAGGAGCACGAAGAGGGGCAAGATGGCAGCGTACGGAGGGGCGGGAAGCCGGGCGAGGGGCGGGGCAAAGAGGCGGTGGAGGGAGAGGCGGGACTACGTCGAGATGGCGGCGTCGACGGGGCGGGACGG GGCGGGATGGGGGTTGACCGCGCCGCGTCGGGAGGCAACGGAGAGGCCGGGGAGCGGCTTAGGAGCATGGAGGGTGGCGAGCGGCTTCT CCCCAAAGGTTTCCCCAAGCTGAAGAACGACACGTTCCTGCGCGCGGCGCGCGGGGAGGAGACGGAGCACACCCCGGTGTGGTGCATGCGGCAGGCGGGACGGTACCTGCCAG AGTTTCGGGAGACACGGGCGTCACAGGATTTCTTTGCCACTTGCCGGAGCCCCAAATTGTGCTGTGAGCTGACACTGCAG CCGCTAAGACGATTCCCCCTGGATGCTGCCATTATCTTCTCTGACATCTTGGTGGTGCCCCAG gcactgGGCATGGAGGTTGTCATGGTGCCTGGCAAAGGACCCACGTTCACAGAGCCCCTGAAGGAGGTGGAGGATCTGCTGAAACTGCGACAGAAGGTGGATGTCACCGCAGAGTTAGGTTATGTCTTCCAGGCCATCACACTGACACGACACAGCCTGGAGGGCAAGGTGCCGCTCATCGGCTTCTCGGGGGCACCG TGGACGCTCATGTCCTACATGATTGAAGGTGGTGGCTCCACTACAATGGCCAAGGCCAAGAGCTGGCTCTACCGTCACCCTGAGGCAAGCCACCGTCTGCTACGCCTGCTGGCTGATGTCATCATTGAGTACCTGGTGGGGCAGGTGGCTGCTGGAGCGCAG gcaCTCCAGCTGTTTGAGTCCCATGCAGGGCACCTGGGCCCCGAGCTGTTTCAGGACTTTGCCCTGCCTTACATCCGGGACATTGCCCAGGCTGTCAAGAGCAAGCTGAAGGAGGAGGCACTGCCCCTGGTGCCCATG atCATCTTTGCCAAGGATGCACACTACGCCCTGCGCGACCTGGCCCACGCCGGTTACGAGGTCGTTGGTCTCGACTGGACCATCCGGCCCCAGGAAGCTCG tgcGCAGATAGGAAAAGATGTCACCCTGCAAGGGAACCTGGATCCGTGTGCTCTCTATGCACCCAAG GAGAAGATTGGCGAGCTGGTGAAGAAGATGCTGGAGAGTTTTGGGACCCAACGCTATATTGCAAACCTGGGCCATGGCCTCTACCCTGACATGAACCCGGAACATGTGGGTGCCTTTGTGGAAGCTGTGCATGCTCATTCTCGTCATATCAACAAGCACAGCTGA